The proteins below are encoded in one region of Ereboglobus luteus:
- a CDS encoding S41 family peptidase, with product MKTRAAKGRCARLFLAVAFALLFSGCASTPDRAWFMPRVTPRASDKTPRADYNRIVFDHACKLTGIYFYDETFGGRNWPALQAKYRPKAGAAKNNEELYSALNEMLKELGSSHATAIAPEIVRVQKKMRTDAVSLLGYISVRLPGLDTPVVYEVTPDSPASEAGVKRGWLQVGVLLRDNADVPAHEGEVVRQQFLDENNTLRTVTFTLRAVRGLGSRNFAEMRPDGVLWLRFDRFSGDSAAWVREQLKTHADSARGVVLDLRLNGGGEVGACRRVLGEFFTKPVKAGVFLDRRSKASAVEASVSRRGAHYTGPLAVLVARMSGSGAEVFSAAIQDNKRGVIVGSTSTGRTAGAVLMSVDFSLPGGGKLQLPLSNYKTAAGALLEGRGVLADINAPLPTVESLRAGEDPALECAVRTILGK from the coding sequence TTGAAAACACGCGCTGCGAAAGGCCGGTGCGCGCGGCTGTTTCTTGCGGTGGCATTCGCGCTGCTGTTTTCCGGCTGCGCGAGCACGCCGGACCGCGCGTGGTTCATGCCGCGCGTCACTCCGCGCGCATCGGACAAAACACCGCGCGCCGATTACAACCGCATCGTTTTCGACCATGCGTGCAAATTGACGGGGATTTATTTTTACGACGAAACTTTCGGCGGACGCAACTGGCCCGCGCTTCAGGCGAAATACCGGCCGAAAGCCGGTGCCGCCAAAAACAACGAGGAGCTTTACAGCGCGCTCAACGAAATGCTCAAGGAGCTCGGCTCCAGCCACGCGACCGCCATCGCGCCTGAAATCGTGCGCGTGCAAAAGAAAATGCGCACCGACGCGGTTTCGCTCCTCGGATACATTTCGGTGCGGCTGCCCGGTCTCGACACACCCGTCGTGTATGAAGTCACGCCCGACAGTCCGGCGTCCGAGGCCGGCGTGAAACGCGGCTGGCTGCAAGTCGGCGTGCTGCTGCGCGACAACGCCGACGTGCCGGCGCATGAGGGCGAGGTGGTGCGCCAGCAATTTCTCGACGAGAACAACACGCTGCGCACGGTGACTTTTACGCTGCGCGCGGTGCGCGGACTGGGCTCGCGCAACTTCGCCGAGATGCGGCCCGACGGCGTGTTGTGGTTGCGCTTCGACCGCTTCAGCGGGGACTCCGCCGCCTGGGTGCGCGAGCAATTAAAAACGCACGCGGATTCCGCGCGCGGCGTGGTGCTCGATTTGCGGCTAAACGGCGGCGGCGAGGTGGGCGCGTGCCGCCGTGTGCTGGGGGAGTTTTTCACGAAGCCGGTCAAGGCGGGCGTGTTTCTGGACAGGCGCAGCAAAGCTTCCGCCGTCGAGGCCAGTGTCAGCCGCCGGGGCGCGCATTACACGGGGCCGCTTGCGGTGCTCGTGGCGCGGATGAGCGGAAGCGGCGCGGAGGTGTTTTCGGCGGCGATTCAGGACAACAAGCGCGGCGTGATTGTCGGCAGCACATCGACGGGGCGCACGGCGGGCGCGGTTTTGATGAGCGTCGATTTTTCTCTGCCCGGCGGCGGCAAGCTGCAACTGCCCTTGAGCAATTACAAAACCGCCGCGGGCGCGTTGCTTGAGGGACGCGGAGTGCTCGCCGACATCAACGCGCCGCTGCCAACCGTGGAGAGCCTGCGCGCCGGCGAGGACCCGGCGCTGGAATGCGCGGTGCGGACGATTTTGGGAAAATAG
- the upp gene encoding uracil phosphoribosyltransferase — translation MPHLIKHPLALHVITRLREKTTKPAEFRSLCHHLSMLLALEATRDLAMREVAVNTPLEACIGHELARPLVVVPILRAGLGMVEPIVAMFPDVSVGYIGLERDHETAMARNYYCKMPPLAGTRVMVVDPMLATGGSAVQAIDVVKQKGGGEICMLNVVAAPEGVKAIEDAHPDVPIYTCALDRALNDKKYILPGLGDFGDRLYGT, via the coding sequence ATGCCGCACCTCATCAAACACCCTCTGGCGTTGCATGTGATTACCCGTCTTCGAGAAAAGACAACCAAGCCGGCTGAGTTTCGTTCGCTCTGCCATCATCTGTCGATGTTGCTCGCGCTCGAGGCGACGCGCGACCTTGCCATGCGCGAGGTGGCCGTCAACACGCCGCTTGAGGCGTGCATCGGGCACGAGCTGGCGCGGCCGCTCGTGGTCGTGCCGATTTTGCGCGCGGGGCTTGGCATGGTGGAGCCAATCGTGGCGATGTTTCCCGATGTGAGTGTCGGCTACATCGGGCTGGAGCGCGATCACGAGACGGCCATGGCGCGAAACTACTACTGCAAGATGCCGCCGCTGGCGGGCACGCGCGTGATGGTTGTTGACCCGATGCTGGCGACGGGCGGCTCGGCCGTGCAGGCAATCGACGTGGTGAAACAAAAAGGCGGCGGGGAAATATGCATGCTCAACGTGGTTGCCGCGCCCGAGGGCGTGAAGGCAATCGAGGATGCGCATCCCGATGTGCCGATTTACACCTGCGCGCTTGATCGCGCGCTCAATGACAAAAAATACATCCTGCCGGGGCTGGGGGATTTTGGCGACCGGCTTTACGGGACGTAA
- a CDS encoding DUF481 domain-containing protein has protein sequence MTHIQIFKKAAALLSAALLATGSLFADVIETKNGSRLTGRVTQVDSATVVINTDFAGDIKVKQSEIISVTTDAPINVRLADGRVITGSISGSPAGAVVRTGAGSPITANLAQVKESWAVDAKDPEVARNERHWSFEAGMDVTGKTGTKEQIGTSFSFRATLKSSFDILQLYTSYDRQVSDHEKSADLFRIGADYQNNFSGRFSWYARDEAGFDRVKEIKLYNTAAASMGYDIIKNKIDTLTFRAGLSHRYEKYDAPGPGLTPISNLSELGLDLGLINQLTMKTWSMTNRISYTPTFDDFGVYRIYHESFIELPMASPRWKFRVGISNDYNSHPNPGVERLDTTYFARLLLTWK, from the coding sequence ATGACACACATTCAAATCTTCAAGAAAGCGGCCGCCCTTCTCTCCGCGGCGCTGCTGGCAACGGGCTCGTTGTTCGCAGATGTTATCGAAACCAAAAACGGCTCCCGGCTGACGGGCAGGGTCACTCAGGTCGATTCGGCGACCGTGGTTATCAACACCGACTTCGCAGGCGACATTAAGGTCAAGCAAAGCGAGATCATCTCGGTCACCACCGACGCGCCGATCAATGTGCGCCTCGCCGACGGCAGGGTGATCACCGGCTCCATCAGCGGCTCGCCCGCGGGCGCAGTCGTGCGCACCGGCGCGGGCAGTCCGATCACGGCAAACCTCGCCCAAGTCAAGGAATCCTGGGCCGTCGACGCCAAGGACCCCGAAGTCGCCAGAAACGAACGCCACTGGAGCTTCGAGGCCGGCATGGATGTGACGGGCAAAACCGGCACGAAGGAGCAAATCGGCACGAGCTTTTCATTCCGCGCCACGCTCAAGTCGAGTTTCGACATTCTCCAGCTCTACACCAGCTACGACCGCCAGGTCAGCGATCACGAAAAATCAGCCGATCTCTTCCGTATCGGCGCCGATTACCAGAACAACTTTTCGGGACGCTTCTCCTGGTATGCGCGCGATGAGGCCGGGTTTGACCGCGTGAAGGAAATCAAACTCTACAACACCGCGGCGGCCAGCATGGGCTACGACATCATCAAAAACAAAATCGACACGCTCACGTTCCGCGCCGGTCTTTCGCACCGCTACGAGAAATACGACGCCCCCGGCCCCGGCCTGACACCAATTTCCAACCTGAGCGAACTCGGCCTCGACCTTGGCCTGATCAACCAGCTCACGATGAAAACCTGGTCGATGACAAACCGCATTTCCTACACGCCCACCTTCGATGATTTCGGCGTGTATCGCATTTACCACGAGTCATTCATCGAGCTCCCCATGGCCAGCCCGCGCTGGAAATTCCGCGTCGGTATTTCCAACGATTACAACAGCCATCCGAACCCCGGGGTCGAACGCCTCGACACCACGTATTTCGCGCGTCTGCTCCTGACGTGGAAATAA
- a CDS encoding class I SAM-dependent methyltransferase, translating to MSASKQQNPAAPQSARSALVVADGWRDYQLLDCGAGMKQERWGEYTLVRPDPQIIWPRRDGGGAGPADWKNWDGYYHRHATGGGRWEFRKPLPEYWKIGYGQLVFKIRPTSFKHTGLFPEQAVNWDWFSKKIRDAKAAGREVSVLNFFGYTGAATCAAAAAGASVCHVDAAEGMVKWCRENAALSGLENAPIRYITDDCMKFVRREIKRGRRYDAIIMDPPTYGRGSGGEMWKLEDHLWELLRECREVLSDQPLFFLINAYTARLSPTVVVNLLGELMHAARGTITGGEVGLPIQRDGKVLPCGIYGRWEE from the coding sequence ATGTCCGCGTCCAAACAGCAAAATCCCGCCGCGCCTCAATCCGCGCGATCCGCGCTCGTCGTCGCCGACGGCTGGCGCGACTACCAGCTGCTCGATTGCGGCGCGGGCATGAAGCAGGAGCGCTGGGGCGAATACACGCTCGTGCGTCCCGATCCGCAGATCATCTGGCCGCGGCGCGACGGCGGCGGGGCCGGCCCCGCGGACTGGAAAAACTGGGACGGCTATTATCACCGCCACGCCACGGGCGGCGGGCGCTGGGAGTTTCGCAAGCCGCTCCCCGAATATTGGAAAATTGGATACGGGCAGCTTGTCTTCAAAATACGGCCGACCTCGTTCAAGCACACGGGGCTGTTTCCCGAGCAGGCGGTGAATTGGGACTGGTTTTCAAAAAAAATCCGCGACGCAAAAGCCGCCGGGCGCGAAGTGTCCGTGCTGAATTTCTTTGGTTACACGGGCGCGGCCACTTGCGCGGCGGCGGCGGCGGGCGCGAGTGTCTGCCATGTCGACGCCGCCGAGGGCATGGTGAAGTGGTGCCGCGAAAACGCCGCGCTCTCCGGCCTCGAAAACGCGCCCATCCGCTACATCACCGACGACTGCATGAAATTCGTGCGCCGCGAGATCAAGCGCGGACGCCGTTACGATGCGATCATCATGGACCCGCCCACCTACGGACGCGGCAGCGGCGGCGAGATGTGGAAGCTCGAGGATCACTTGTGGGAGCTGCTGAGGGAATGTCGCGAAGTGCTGAGCGATCAGCCGCTGTTTTTCCTGATCAACGCCTACACCGCGCGCCTTTCGCCAACCGTGGTTGTCAACTTGCTCGGCGAATTGATGCACGCCGCCCGCGGCACAATCACCGGCGGCGAAGTCGGCCTGCCCATCCAGCGCGATGGCAAGGTGCTGCCGTGCGGAATCTACGGGCGATGGGAAGAGTGA
- a CDS encoding helix-turn-helix domain-containing protein, whose translation MPVPESTSAEGISAYIHGKFLTVGKGGAWRDIKAALVQSPPSGEALSIPSVNEPYLVWVTSGNVDIWDRENGGQWIKSTVKKGSFFLTTGGAPYDCRWRSLTSEPFVMMHVLLGLPLMKKAYEEVYGIDATHARPRDVSGGEDRQLNALMEQLYDELMRRKASRLLISGVSQAIAIHLVRKYSALTQQSSVSSPSLPGFKLRQITEWMRQNAADEFDLAKLSEMAGLSKFHFHRLFKRATGATPTKYHLDLRMKMARKLLRETKKNVVEIALDIGYANPSHFAKIFRRETGSTPSDYRQQR comes from the coding sequence ATGCCAGTCCCAGAATCAACCTCCGCCGAAGGTATTTCCGCCTACATTCATGGGAAATTTTTGACTGTTGGCAAAGGCGGCGCATGGCGGGATATCAAGGCCGCGCTCGTCCAATCCCCGCCTTCCGGCGAGGCGCTGAGCATCCCCTCGGTGAACGAACCGTATCTGGTCTGGGTGACTTCCGGGAATGTGGATATTTGGGATCGCGAAAACGGCGGCCAATGGATCAAGAGCACCGTGAAAAAGGGATCGTTTTTTCTGACGACGGGCGGCGCCCCCTATGATTGCCGCTGGAGGTCGCTGACTTCGGAGCCGTTTGTGATGATGCACGTGCTGCTCGGCCTTCCGTTGATGAAAAAGGCGTATGAGGAAGTCTATGGCATCGACGCAACCCACGCCCGGCCACGCGATGTATCCGGCGGCGAGGACCGCCAGTTGAACGCGCTCATGGAGCAGCTTTACGACGAGCTCATGCGCCGCAAGGCGAGCAGACTTCTCATCTCGGGAGTCAGCCAGGCGATCGCCATCCACCTCGTCCGCAAATACTCCGCGCTGACGCAACAATCGAGCGTGAGCAGCCCCTCGCTTCCCGGATTCAAGCTGCGGCAGATCACGGAATGGATGAGACAAAACGCCGCGGACGAGTTTGATCTCGCGAAACTTTCCGAAATGGCGGGGTTGAGCAAATTCCACTTTCACCGCCTTTTCAAAAGGGCCACGGGCGCGACACCGACAAAATATCATCTCGACCTGAGAATGAAAATGGCGCGCAAGCTGCTGCGTGAAACCAAAAAAAACGTCGTGGAAATCGCTCTCGATATTGGCTACGCAAACCCAAGCCACTTCGCAAAAATCTTTCGCCGCGAAACCGGATCAACACCAAGTGACTATCGCCAGCAGCGGTGA
- a CDS encoding O-antigen ligase family protein has protein sequence MLGLLMAGYVLGNRGFAQLSISGSLPLFPAELGIAATLTVLLWRCAREKKLPWRNDFLNWALIFWIAVSTVRLPLDARTYGAMALRDYAMVYYALFFFVAQEAFASDAGWRWARRCLLAGTAMLPLLYGAFSLWPDFFLGTLTVRGLPLIYFKGDLAGTFMSIGALVWFIVFERGKSPWRWLAVAISLGLVAAMLATENRAAMLALAAGVAVMLIGGRWRFAAALVASGAVAVVAILFWAQTTGRPWEKTPLHGVSQRVVSIVDFQGARDYSSAEGAESKGDNNRFRAIWWETVVDETVAANPWTGLGYGHDLAEGFLRAYYADSSDQFTTRSPHNLLLSIFARTGVAGLAAFLILCTAMLFRTWKVSREDSRRSRELLIDTGEWTGPQWKSGAWCCVWAIFTSACFGVVLEGPMGAVVFWILLGAAAARSNGAAPKQEEAKESAK, from the coding sequence GTGCTCGGCTTGCTCATGGCGGGATACGTGCTGGGCAATCGCGGGTTTGCGCAGCTTTCGATTTCCGGGAGCCTGCCGTTGTTTCCGGCGGAGTTGGGGATTGCCGCGACATTGACAGTGCTGCTCTGGCGTTGCGCGCGGGAAAAAAAACTGCCGTGGCGGAATGATTTTCTGAACTGGGCGCTGATTTTCTGGATCGCGGTGAGCACGGTGCGCCTGCCGCTGGATGCGCGCACATACGGGGCGATGGCGTTGCGCGATTATGCGATGGTGTATTACGCGCTGTTTTTCTTTGTGGCGCAGGAGGCGTTTGCCTCGGACGCGGGCTGGCGCTGGGCGAGGCGCTGCTTGCTGGCGGGCACGGCGATGCTGCCGTTGCTTTACGGGGCGTTTTCGTTGTGGCCGGATTTTTTCCTGGGCACGCTGACAGTGCGCGGTCTGCCGTTGATTTATTTCAAGGGCGATCTGGCGGGCACGTTCATGAGCATCGGCGCGCTGGTGTGGTTTATTGTGTTCGAGCGGGGCAAGTCGCCCTGGCGCTGGCTGGCGGTGGCGATTTCGCTGGGGTTGGTCGCGGCGATGCTGGCGACCGAAAACCGCGCGGCGATGCTGGCGCTCGCCGCGGGCGTGGCCGTGATGTTGATCGGCGGCCGGTGGCGGTTCGCGGCGGCGCTTGTGGCGTCGGGCGCGGTGGCGGTGGTCGCGATTTTGTTCTGGGCGCAAACCACGGGGCGGCCATGGGAGAAGACGCCGTTGCACGGCGTTTCGCAACGCGTGGTGTCGATTGTGGATTTTCAGGGCGCGCGGGATTATTCGTCGGCGGAGGGCGCGGAGTCGAAGGGCGACAACAACCGGTTTCGCGCGATCTGGTGGGAGACGGTTGTTGACGAAACGGTGGCGGCCAATCCGTGGACGGGGCTGGGTTACGGTCACGATTTGGCGGAGGGTTTCCTGCGGGCGTATTACGCGGATTCGAGCGACCAGTTCACGACGCGCAGTCCGCACAACCTGCTGCTGAGTATTTTTGCGCGGACCGGCGTGGCGGGGCTGGCGGCATTTTTGATTTTGTGCACGGCGATGCTTTTTCGCACATGGAAAGTGTCGCGCGAGGATTCGCGCCGGAGCCGAGAGCTGCTGATCGACACGGGCGAATGGACGGGGCCGCAGTGGAAATCCGGCGCGTGGTGCTGCGTGTGGGCGATTTTCACGAGCGCGTGTTTCGGCGTTGTGCTCGAGGGCCCGATGGGCGCGGTGGTCTTCTGGATTCTGCTCGGCGCGGCGGCGGCGAGAAGCAACGGCGCGGCACCGAAGCAGGAAGAGGCAAAAGAAAGCGCAAAATAG
- a CDS encoding fructose bisphosphate aldolase, whose amino-acid sequence MNNEQLLRMQNGKGFIAALDQSGGSTPKALLQYGVPESAYSNDEEMFTLVHEMRTRIMTSPAFTGERILAVILFEQTMDRLVEGMPTADYLWEKKRIVPFLKIDKGLAGLNNGVQLMKPMPELDKLLKRAVEKRIFGTKMRSVIKEANPAGIAGLVAQQFEVAGQIAAHGLVPIIEPEVDIHSPDKPACERLLKENVVKQLNALPAGTKVMFKFTIPSEDNFFADLMKDPHVVRIVALSGGYSQKEANEKLRLNKGLIASFSRALAEGLGARQSDEEFNKTLAASVESIYEASIT is encoded by the coding sequence ATGAACAACGAACAACTCCTGCGAATGCAAAACGGCAAGGGCTTCATCGCGGCCCTGGACCAAAGCGGCGGCAGCACTCCCAAGGCACTGCTCCAATATGGCGTTCCCGAAAGCGCCTATTCCAATGACGAGGAGATGTTCACCCTCGTCCACGAAATGCGCACGCGCATCATGACCAGCCCCGCCTTTACCGGCGAGCGCATCCTCGCCGTGATCCTCTTTGAGCAAACCATGGACCGCTTGGTCGAGGGCATGCCGACCGCGGATTACCTGTGGGAGAAAAAACGAATCGTTCCCTTTCTCAAGATCGACAAGGGCCTGGCCGGGCTAAACAACGGCGTGCAGCTCATGAAACCCATGCCGGAGCTTGACAAGTTGCTTAAGCGCGCCGTTGAGAAACGCATCTTCGGCACCAAGATGCGCTCCGTCATCAAGGAGGCCAATCCGGCCGGCATCGCCGGGCTGGTCGCCCAGCAATTTGAAGTCGCCGGGCAAATCGCCGCGCATGGACTCGTCCCCATCATCGAACCCGAGGTGGATATCCACAGCCCCGACAAGCCCGCTTGCGAAAGGCTTCTCAAAGAAAACGTCGTCAAGCAACTCAACGCGCTTCCCGCCGGCACCAAGGTCATGTTTAAGTTTACCATCCCCAGTGAGGACAACTTCTTCGCCGACCTGATGAAGGACCCGCATGTCGTCCGCATTGTCGCCCTCTCCGGTGGTTACAGCCAAAAGGAGGCAAACGAAAAGCTGCGACTCAACAAGGGGCTTATCGCCAGCTTCTCCCGCGCCCTTGCGGAGGGACTCGGCGCCCGGCAAAGCGACGAGGAATTCAACAAGACTCTCGCCGCCTCGGTCGAATCCATCTACGAAGCCTCGATCACCTGA
- a CDS encoding sulfatase family protein, with amino-acid sequence MKTHGQNMHANVKLKKSALWASAAFLTTLPTPGIASTPRQQPNILCIVCEDIGPYLGCYGDTVAVTPNLDRFATQARRYTRMFSSVGVSAPSRASLITGLYPTSFGANNMRTSSASPDNDARVKPYEAVPVAGVKCYTEFLRAAGYYCTNNSKTDYQFNAPITAWDQSSGKAHWKNRPEGMPFFAIFNIAVTHESQIWKRAKEPLVVNPDDITPPPYHPNNKISRRDWAVVYGNIAAMDRMVQKYIDEVREAGLLDNTIIIWYSDHGGPMPRQKRALRDSGTLAPFMIRFPDGRFAGTVDNDLRAFVDIPATILSLAGIKPPEYMHGKAFLGKYKEAARDYIYGARDRFDAKTDCQTAVRDRRFRLLHNYMPEQSEFLDINYHRNIPTLRNMMELYNEGKLEKLPSLWFTKPRPTEEFYDIEQDPHEMNNVIDDPRYAKDVARLRKKLAEMDAAYNPFAGKPESALREHLWPGGEQPRVADPVFTRAKRKLTIECPTPGASIAYQINGEGLARGHWKLYTGPLTIKNGDKVTAVCTRIGYKPTGEIAYNY; translated from the coding sequence ATGAAAACACACGGGCAAAACATGCATGCGAACGTAAAATTGAAAAAATCCGCCCTTTGGGCCTCGGCGGCGTTCTTGACTACCCTGCCCACGCCGGGCATCGCGAGCACGCCCCGGCAGCAGCCCAACATACTTTGCATTGTATGCGAGGACATCGGCCCGTATCTGGGTTGCTATGGGGATACCGTTGCAGTCACGCCAAATCTCGACAGATTCGCAACGCAGGCGCGGCGTTATACGCGCATGTTTTCCTCGGTTGGGGTGAGCGCCCCTTCAAGGGCGTCGCTGATAACCGGACTTTATCCCACCTCATTCGGCGCAAACAATATGAGGACCTCGTCGGCCAGCCCGGATAACGACGCTCGCGTGAAACCTTACGAAGCCGTCCCGGTCGCCGGGGTTAAATGCTACACGGAGTTTCTCCGCGCCGCCGGATATTATTGCACAAATAACAGCAAAACCGATTACCAGTTCAACGCCCCCATAACTGCCTGGGACCAAAGCAGCGGCAAAGCTCACTGGAAAAACCGTCCCGAAGGAATGCCGTTTTTCGCAATATTCAACATCGCAGTCACCCATGAGTCGCAGATATGGAAGCGGGCAAAGGAGCCGCTTGTGGTCAATCCGGACGACATCACCCCGCCACCCTATCATCCCAACAATAAAATATCTCGCCGCGATTGGGCCGTTGTTTACGGCAATATCGCCGCGATGGACCGCATGGTCCAAAAATATATAGACGAAGTCCGGGAAGCGGGTCTTCTCGATAACACTATTATCATCTGGTATTCCGATCACGGCGGGCCGATGCCGCGTCAAAAGCGCGCGTTGCGCGACAGCGGCACGCTGGCCCCGTTCATGATAAGGTTCCCCGACGGGCGTTTTGCCGGGACTGTTGACAATGATCTTCGCGCATTCGTGGACATTCCGGCCACCATCCTGTCGCTCGCTGGCATCAAGCCGCCCGAGTATATGCACGGGAAGGCCTTTTTGGGCAAATACAAGGAGGCGGCGCGCGATTATATTTACGGAGCCCGGGACCGTTTTGATGCGAAAACGGACTGCCAGACCGCCGTTCGAGACCGCCGCTTCAGACTGCTGCATAATTATATGCCGGAACAGTCCGAATTTCTCGACATCAATTATCATCGCAATATTCCCACCCTGCGAAACATGATGGAATTATACAACGAAGGAAAATTGGAAAAACTCCCTTCGCTGTGGTTCACGAAGCCGCGCCCAACCGAGGAATTCTACGACATTGAGCAGGATCCGCACGAGATGAATAATGTCATAGACGATCCCCGGTATGCGAAAGACGTCGCACGGCTGCGTAAAAAACTGGCGGAAATGGATGCCGCGTATAATCCTTTCGCGGGCAAGCCGGAATCAGCACTCCGTGAACACCTCTGGCCCGGCGGCGAGCAACCCAGGGTTGCCGACCCAGTTTTTACCCGCGCGAAACGCAAGCTCACCATAGAGTGCCCCACGCCGGGGGCATCCATCGCCTACCAAATAAATGGCGAGGGACTGGCGAGGGGGCATTGGAAACTTTACACTGGACCCTTGACGATAAAAAACGGTGACAAAGTGACGGCAGTATGCACCCGCATAGGGTATAAACCCACGGGGGAGATTGCGTATAACTATTAA
- a CDS encoding ArsR/SmtB family transcription factor, whose protein sequence is MLLTKSARSKRARSPSFEHEAAVFKALGHPARLQIVARLAGGEQCVCDLVDLTGLGWSTVSRHLSVLRDTGVIEAEKRGMQVFYRLRLPCVARFISCLQSASDGQDVRFTVKAGVGAKTACCAS, encoded by the coding sequence ATGCTTTTAACCAAATCAGCGCGTTCCAAAAGGGCCCGTTCACCCTCTTTCGAGCATGAGGCGGCGGTTTTTAAGGCGCTCGGACATCCCGCGCGCCTGCAAATTGTCGCCAGGCTCGCCGGGGGCGAGCAGTGCGTTTGCGACCTCGTTGATCTCACCGGACTCGGCTGGTCAACCGTCTCGCGCCACCTCTCCGTGCTTCGGGACACCGGGGTCATCGAGGCCGAAAAACGCGGCATGCAGGTATTCTACCGCCTCCGGCTTCCGTGTGTCGCACGCTTCATCTCGTGCCTGCAATCGGCATCCGACGGGCAGGATGTGCGCTTCACTGTCAAAGCCGGGGTCGGCGCCAAAACAGCCTGCTGCGCAAGCTGA
- a CDS encoding permease, translated as MAGVFAAFYFLPSGWPRFDSAIREALELAKWYARDHVILCLLPAFWIAGAIGAFVSQQSVMRYLGPKAPKALSYGVASVSGTILAVCSCTVLPLFSGIYRMGAGLGPASAFLYSGPAINALAIIMTAKVLGFQIGIARAVGAVVFSIVIGILMHLLFRKEEQAKAAKIAALPEVPATRPLWKTAAFFATMVGILVFANWSRPPGGESGFFAVVFSIKWPLTALLAAVLGVMLWRWFKLSGAKLAVTGIVTAASALLLPAHPEACVLAAIAGLVWATAGRDGEAGEWFDQSWTFAKQIFPLLIGGVLVAGLLLGRPGHEGLIPSEWITQSVGGNSFFANAFAGIAGAFMYFATLTEVPILQGLIGNGMGEGPALTLLLAGPALSLPSMIVINSVLGLKKTAAYIGLVIVLSTLAGWGYGAIFG; from the coding sequence ATGGCGGGCGTTTTTGCCGCGTTCTATTTCCTGCCGTCCGGCTGGCCGCGTTTTGACTCGGCGATTCGAGAGGCGCTCGAACTCGCCAAATGGTATGCGCGCGATCACGTCATCCTGTGCCTGCTGCCGGCGTTCTGGATTGCGGGCGCGATCGGCGCGTTTGTCTCGCAGCAATCCGTCATGCGTTACCTCGGCCCGAAGGCCCCGAAGGCGCTCAGTTATGGCGTGGCGTCCGTTTCCGGCACCATTCTTGCGGTGTGCTCGTGCACGGTGCTGCCGCTGTTTTCCGGCATCTACCGCATGGGCGCGGGACTCGGGCCGGCGTCGGCGTTCCTCTACTCGGGCCCCGCGATCAACGCCCTCGCGATTATCATGACCGCAAAGGTGCTCGGCTTTCAAATCGGCATCGCGCGCGCAGTGGGTGCGGTGGTGTTTTCCATCGTCATCGGCATTTTAATGCACCTGCTTTTTCGAAAAGAGGAGCAGGCCAAGGCCGCCAAAATCGCCGCGCTACCCGAGGTGCCGGCGACGCGTCCGCTTTGGAAAACCGCCGCGTTTTTCGCAACGATGGTCGGCATTCTTGTGTTCGCCAACTGGTCGCGCCCGCCCGGGGGTGAAAGCGGTTTTTTTGCCGTCGTCTTTTCCATAAAATGGCCGCTCACCGCGCTGCTCGCCGCCGTGCTCGGCGTGATGCTCTGGCGCTGGTTCAAGCTCTCCGGGGCCAAGCTCGCCGTGACTGGAATCGTCACCGCGGCGTCGGCGCTGCTGCTGCCCGCGCATCCCGAGGCGTGCGTGCTCGCCGCCATCGCCGGACTCGTCTGGGCGACCGCGGGGCGCGACGGCGAGGCGGGCGAGTGGTTCGACCAGTCGTGGACGTTTGCGAAGCAGATTTTTCCGCTCCTTATCGGCGGCGTGCTCGTCGCCGGATTGCTCCTCGGACGGCCCGGGCACGAGGGGCTGATTCCCTCGGAATGGATCACGCAATCGGTCGGGGGAAATTCGTTTTTCGCCAACGCGTTTGCCGGCATCGCGGGCGCGTTCATGTATTTCGCCACGCTCACGGAGGTGCCGATTTTGCAGGGTCTCATCGGCAACGGCATGGGCGAAGGCCCCGCGCTCACGCTGCTGCTCGCCGGCCCCGCGTTGAGCCTGCCAAGCATGATCGTCATCAACTCCGTGCTCGGCCTGAAAAAAACCGCCGCCTACATCGGCCTCGTCATCGTGCTCTCGACACTCGCCGGCTGGGGCTACGGCGCGATCTTCGGCTGA
- a CDS encoding thioredoxin family protein: MKKIQILGMGCAKCNKLAEVAETAAKNLGLQYEMTKVKDLNEIAALGVMFTPALVVDGVVKVSGKVPSDEEMKQLLA, from the coding sequence ATGAAAAAAATCCAAATCCTCGGCATGGGATGCGCCAAGTGCAACAAGCTCGCGGAGGTTGCCGAAACCGCCGCCAAAAACCTTGGCCTCCAATACGAAATGACAAAAGTCAAGGACCTGAACGAAATCGCCGCGCTCGGCGTCATGTTCACGCCCGCGCTCGTCGTGGACGGCGTCGTGAAAGTTTCCGGCAAAGTCCCCTCAGACGAGGAGATGAAACAACTGCTCGCCTGA